The Undibacterium cyanobacteriorum genomic sequence CAAATGGCAGCACGCGTCGCGATTTATCGCATGATGCGTCCTGGTGAACCACCAACAGAAGAGTCTGTTGAGGCATTGTTCAACGGCTTGTTCTACAACGAAGAGCGTTACGATTTGTCCGCTGTTGGTCGTATGAAATTTAACCGCCGTATCGGCCGTGATGAATTGACTGGTGCGATGACTTTGTCTGACGACGATATCTTGGCTGTGATCAAGATCTTGGTTGAGTTGCGTAATGGTCGCGGCGAAGTCGACGATATCGATCACTTGGGTAACCGTCGTGTACGTTGTGTTGGTGAATTGGCTGAGAACCAATTCCGCGCTGGTTTGGTTCGTGTAGAACGTGCTGTGAAAGAACGTTTGGGCCAAGCTGAAGCCGACAACCTGATGCCGCATGATTTGATCAACTCTAAGCCGATCTCTGCTGCGATCCGTGAATTCTTCGGTTCTTCTCAGTTGTCCCAGTTTATGGATCAAACTAATCCATTGTCTGAGATCACGCATAAGCGTCGTATCTCCGCTTTGGGCCCTGGTGGTTTGACACGTGAACGCGCCGGCTTCGAAGTTCGTGACGTTCACCCAACGCACTATGGTCGCGTATGTCCGATCGAAACACCTGAAGGTCCAAACATTGGTTTGATTAACTCCTTGGCTCTGTACGCACGTTTGAACGAGTACGGTTTCTTGGAAACGCCATACCGCAAAGTGATCGACGGTAAGATCACCAATCAAATCGACTACTTGTCCGCGATTGAAGAAGGTCGTTATGTGATCGCTCAGGCGAATGCAAGTATCGATGCGAACGGCGGCCTGTGCGATGAGCTCGTGTCCGCACGTCAAGCTGGTGAAACAATTTTGGTCTCTCCAGAACGCGTACAGTACATGGACGTGGCCACCGGTCAGGTCGTTTCCGTTGCGGCATCCTTGATTCCATTCTTGGAACACGATGATGCGAACCGTGCGTTGATGGGTGCCAACATGCAACGTCAAGCAGTTCCTTGCTTGCGTCCAGAAAAAGCCTACGTCGGTACAGGTATCGAACGTACAGTAGCGGTCGACTCCGGTACCACAGTACAAGCATTGCGCGGCGGTAAAGTCGATTACATCGACGCTGGTCGTATCGTTATTCGTGTTAACGATGACGAAGCAATGGCTGGTGAAGTTGGTGTTGATATCTACAACTTGATCAAGTACACACGTTCTAACCAAAATACGAACATCAACCAACGTCCTATCGTCAAAGTGGGCGACGTGGTCGCGAAGGGTGACGTATTGGCTGACGGTGCATCAACCGACTTGGGCGAATTGGCTCTGGGTCAAAACATGTTGATCGCGTTTATGCCTTGGAACGGCTATAACTTCGAAGATTCGATCTTGATCTCTGAAAAAGTGGTTGCTGACGACCGCTATACATCGATCCACATCGAAGAATTGTCTTGCCAAGCACGTGATACGAAGTTGGGCGCGGAAGAAATTACACGCGATATCTCCAACCTCGCAGAAAACCAATTAGCGCGTTTGGATGAATCCGGTATCGTGTATATCGGCGCGGAAGTGACTGCAGGTGATACGCTGGTCGGTAAAGTGACGCCAAAAGGCGAAACACAATTGACACCAGAAGAAAAACTTTTGCGCGCGATCTTCGGCGAAAAAGCATCCGACGTGAAAGATACGTCTTTGCGCGTTCCTTCCGGTATGGTTGGTACGGTGATCGACGTTCAAGTGTTCACACGTGAAGGTATCCAACGCGACAAACGTGCACAACAAATTATTGACGATGAATTGAAGCGTTACCGCCTCGATTTGAACGATCAGTTGCGTATTGTGGAAGGCGATGCTTTCGAACGTTTGGAACGTATGTTGATCGGCAAAGTCGCTAACGGCGGCCCAGCGAAATTGGCAAAAGGTACGACCATCACTAAGGACTACTTAGCGAGCCTGGATCGTTACCATTGGTTCGATATTCGTCCAGCGGATGAAGATGCTGCACGTGCCATCGAAGCGATCAAAGATTCTATCGCTGAAAAACGTCATCAATTTGATTTGGCTTTCGAAGAGAAGCGTACCAAGTTGACACAAGGCGATGAGTTGCCACCAGGCGTACAAAAAATGGTCAAGGTGTACTTGGCTGTGAAACGTCGCTTGCAACCTGGTGACAAGATGGCGGGTCGTCACGGTAACAAGGGTGTGGTCTCTCGTATCGTTCCAGTTGAAGATATGCCATACATGGCCGACGGTACTCCAGCTGACATCGTGTTGAACCCACTGGGCGTTCCATCTCGTATGAACGTTGGTCAGGTTCTCGAAGTTCACTTGGGTTGGGCAGCGAAAGGCTTAGGCTTGCGTATCGGCGAAATGTTGAAGGCACAAGCGAAAGTTGAAGAACTGCGCGGCTTCATGAAGAAGATTTACAACGAGTCTGGTAAGTCCGAAGACATCGATGGCTTGAGCGATCAAGAAATCATGGAATTGGCATCGAACTTGAAACACGGCGTGCCATTCGCGACACCGGTGTTCGACGGTGCACATGAAAATGAAATCCGTCG encodes the following:
- the rpoB gene encoding DNA-directed RNA polymerase subunit beta; its protein translation is MHYSFTEKKRIRKSFAKRANVHNVPFLLATQLESYQNFLQAEAAPSVRKNEGLQSAFTSIFPIVSHNGFARLEFLSYVLGDPAFDVKECQLRGLTFASPLRAKVRLVILDKESPTKPVVKEMKEQEVYMGELPLMTTTGSFVINGTERVIVSQLHRSPGVFFEHDRGKTHSSGKLLFSARIIPYRGSWLDFEFDPKDILFFRIDRRRKMPVTILLRAIGMTNEQILANFFVFDNFALHSEGAEMEFVSERLRGEVARFDISDKSGKLIVAKDKRINSKHVREIESAGIKMISVPEDYLLGRVLAKNIVDADTGEVIANANDELTPELLQKLRDAKVTDIQTLYTNELDQGAYISQTLRTDDTADQMAARVAIYRMMRPGEPPTEESVEALFNGLFYNEERYDLSAVGRMKFNRRIGRDELTGAMTLSDDDILAVIKILVELRNGRGEVDDIDHLGNRRVRCVGELAENQFRAGLVRVERAVKERLGQAEADNLMPHDLINSKPISAAIREFFGSSQLSQFMDQTNPLSEITHKRRISALGPGGLTRERAGFEVRDVHPTHYGRVCPIETPEGPNIGLINSLALYARLNEYGFLETPYRKVIDGKITNQIDYLSAIEEGRYVIAQANASIDANGGLCDELVSARQAGETILVSPERVQYMDVATGQVVSVAASLIPFLEHDDANRALMGANMQRQAVPCLRPEKAYVGTGIERTVAVDSGTTVQALRGGKVDYIDAGRIVIRVNDDEAMAGEVGVDIYNLIKYTRSNQNTNINQRPIVKVGDVVAKGDVLADGASTDLGELALGQNMLIAFMPWNGYNFEDSILISEKVVADDRYTSIHIEELSCQARDTKLGAEEITRDISNLAENQLARLDESGIVYIGAEVTAGDTLVGKVTPKGETQLTPEEKLLRAIFGEKASDVKDTSLRVPSGMVGTVIDVQVFTREGIQRDKRAQQIIDDELKRYRLDLNDQLRIVEGDAFERLERMLIGKVANGGPAKLAKGTTITKDYLASLDRYHWFDIRPADEDAARAIEAIKDSIAEKRHQFDLAFEEKRTKLTQGDELPPGVQKMVKVYLAVKRRLQPGDKMAGRHGNKGVVSRIVPVEDMPYMADGTPADIVLNPLGVPSRMNVGQVLEVHLGWAAKGLGLRIGEMLKAQAKVEELRGFMKKIYNESGKSEDIDGLSDQEIMELASNLKHGVPFATPVFDGAHENEIRRMLDLAYPDEIATQLGMTPSKNQVTLYDGRTGEAFERKVTVGYMHVLKLHHLVDDKMHARSTGPYSLVTQQPLGGKAQFGGQRFGEMEVWALEAYGASYVLQEMLTVKSDDVNGRTKVYENLVKGDHVIDAGMPESFNVLVKEIRSLGIDIDLERN